A stretch of Aureispira sp. CCB-E DNA encodes these proteins:
- a CDS encoding type II toxin-antitoxin system RelE/ParE family toxin encodes MAKVTVKYSTRALNDLEEIEEYYNQYPSSKQMGQIFQQVEGLKVQPLRGRPIPELKDDKNIRHVNAGNYRVIYHVIAEYLLMILRVFHVRRQLNPNDDLDFNN; translated from the coding sequence ATGGCTAAAGTAACGGTTAAATACTCTACAAGAGCATTAAATGATTTAGAAGAAATTGAAGAATATTATAATCAATACCCTTCCAGTAAACAAATGGGGCAAATCTTCCAACAAGTCGAAGGTTTAAAAGTTCAACCTCTTAGAGGTCGACCAATTCCAGAGCTGAAAGATGATAAAAATATTCGTCACGTCAATGCAGGAAATTATAGAGTGATCTATCACGTTATAGCTGAATATTTATTGATGATTCTTAGAGTTTTTCATGTTAGACGGCAACTCAATCCTAATGATG
- a CDS encoding helix-turn-helix transcriptional regulator, with protein MSDFKNRLATLRKLKQLSQAELAEKIGVHTNIISRYERDLAKPSMELAAKLSEVLEVSLDYLVGKVDQELDKDIVEQVLSLQQLPKKEKEHILFTLNALIRDAKSRFAYT; from the coding sequence ATGAGTGATTTTAAAAATAGATTGGCTACCTTGAGGAAGTTAAAACAACTTTCTCAGGCTGAGTTAGCAGAAAAAATTGGAGTTCATACTAATATCATTAGTCGATACGAAAGAGATTTAGCAAAACCATCTATGGAGTTAGCAGCTAAACTGTCAGAAGTATTAGAAGTTTCTTTAGATTATTTAGTTGGTAAAGTTGACCAAGAGCTTGATAAAGATATTGTTGAGCAAGTTTTAAGTTTACAACAATTACCTAAAAAAGAAAAAGAGCATATATTATTTACACTAAATGCACTTATTCGAGACGCTAAATCTAGATTTGCTTACACCTAA